The genomic segment GCACCGACAGTCTCACCGCTCCGAGCTGGTCACCGGTCAGCGGCGTGGCCAACAATTCGGTAACGATCACCGTTGGCGCGGGCAACAAGTTCTATCGCCTGCATCAGTGATGTAACGTTTATGCCGCCGGCCGGACGAATGAAGGGTGTTCCTTCATCCCCGGCTGCGGGTGAATGGCTTGACAAATAATTGGGATTTCCTTCTTCGGAAGGAAAGGCGGGCTTGGGCTTGCGGGTCCGTGTGTGCGGCCCAAGCCCGCTTTGTCTCCAGGCATTCGAAAGCAATCCATGCAGCCTCCAGCGAACCTGCCGCCCGCTCGTGACAAACTCCTCTTCACACCGGGACCGCTGACCACGAGTCTGTCGGTGAAGCGTGCCATGCTGCACGACGCGGGCTCGTGGCATTTCGAGTTCAACGCGAAGGTCGGGTGGGTGCGCGACGAAATTCTCAGACTCGCCAGGCTTTCGCGTGAAGCCGGGTGGGAAACCATTCTTCTTCAGGGCAGCGGCACGTTTGGCGTCGAAGCCGTTTTCGCAACGTGCGTGCCGCCGCACGGAAAGGTCGCGGTGCTCGCCAACGGGGCGTACGGCGAACGCATGGTCCTGATGCTGCGACATCTGGAGATCGATCACGTCGTCCTGCGCGCCCGCGAAAACACGCCGAACAATCCCGCGTCGCTTGACGACACGCTGGCGCAGGATAAATCCATCACGCACGTGGCGCTCGTGCATTGTGAAACGACGACCGGGATTCTCAATCCAGTCAACGAGATCGGCGAAGTCACAAAACGCCACGGGCGCATCTTCATCGTGGACGCCATGAGCAGCTTTGGCGCGATCCCGATCGACTTCGACAGGGCCGGCATTGATTACCTCGTTTCGTCAGCGAACAAGTGCATCGAAGGCGTGCCCGGTTTTTCATTTGTCATCTGCCGGCGGGACGCGCTGCTGGCCTGTGACGGCCATGCTCGCAGTCTCAGTCTGAACCTGCTCGACCAGTTCAAGGGCTTCGAAAAAAACGGCCAGTTCCGTTATACGCCACCGACACACTCGATTCTCGCTTTCGAGCTGGCGTTGCATGAATTGGAGCAGGAGGGCGGCGTGGCCGGACGCGGCGCGCGGTACCGCCGGAACCATGAAATCCTCGCGACCGGAATGAAACGTCTCGGCTTCCGTCCGTACCTCGACTCTGCCGTCCAAAGTTTCATCATCACTGCGTTTCATTATCCGGATGACGAAGCCTTCGTTTTCGACGCCTTTTACCGGCGGCTCAGCGACAAAGGGTTTATCATTTATCCCGGCAAAATCAGCCAGGAAAACACTTTCCGGATCGGCTCCATCGGGCGGATTTTCCCGACGGACATCGAGGCGCTGGTTCTCGCGATCGGGGGTGTGCTGAAAGAAATGAACGTAGATACAGGCGTGGCTTGAAATCCCGACGCAGCTGTTCAAAATGAAGTGGCAGTGACTCCAGCAAATGAGCCGAACCTCCAGGTCCGTTCCGCCGGTCGCCCGCCTTCATTCCGAAGGGGACTTGAATATCTCAAGGCGACGACGGGATTGGGCCGCCGAAAACATCCCGCGCGCGACGAAGCGGTTGCTGGATGAGGATGCGGATTTTTTCCTGCACCAGTCGCTTTCCACACCTTGCCTCAATGCGCTGAAATCATGCGGCGGCGCGTGGATCGAGGACGTGCAGGGCCGTCGGTATCTCGATTTTCACGGCAATAACGTGCACCAGGTCGGCTTTGCACACCCGCGGGTTATCGCCGCGATCAAACAACAGCTCGACGAGCTGTCGTTCTGCACACGACGTTACACGTGCGAACCCGCGGTCGCGCTGGCGAAAAAACTGGCCGAACTTGCGCCGGGCGACCTCAAGCGAGTCCTGTTCGCGCCCGGCGGGACCTCCGCGATCGGCATGGCGCTGAAGCTGGCGCGCGTCGCCACCGGCAGATTCAAGTTCGTCTCCATGTGGGATTCGTTCCACGGGGCGTCGCTCGATGCCATTTCCGTCGGCGGCGAGGCCGATTTCCGCGGCGGCATCGGACCGTTGATTCCCGGTTGCGAACACGTCCCGCCGCCGGACAATCGTCATTGCCCGTTCAAGTGCGGCGCTGCCTGCAACCTCGCCTGCGCGGATTACATCGAGTACGTCCTCGAAAAGGAGCGCGACGTCGCGGCGGTTGTCGGCGAGACCGTCCGCTGCACTCCGTTCATCCCGCCGCCCGACTACTGGAAGCGTGTCCGCGCCGCGTGCGACAAACACGGAACGCTGCTGATCCTCGACGAAATACCCACCGGCCTCGGACGGACCGGACGCATGTTTGCCTGCGAACACTACGACATCGTGCCGGACATGCTCGTGCTCGGCAAAGGGCTGGGGGGCGGTGTCTTCCCGCTGGCGGCGCTCATCGCACGCGAGGGCCTGAACGTTGCCGCGGAAATGGCCCTGGGCCACTATACGCACGAAAAGAATCCTGTCGCGTGTGCCGCGGGCCTGGCGACACTGCAGGTCATCGAGGATGAAAAACTGGTCGAACACGCGCGCGTCCTTGGCGAATCGTCGCTCGAGCGGATGCGCAAAATGGCCCGGCGCCATCCGATCATCGGTGACGTGCGCGGCATTGGTTTGCTCATGGGCATGGAGTTGTTGCGCGGCCGCAACCCGCCCGCGCGCGCGACGGACGAGGCGGAGCGCGTGATGTATTCCGCGCTGAGCCGCGGATTGAATTTTAAGATCACGATGGGCAATATTCTGACATTGACGCCTGCGCTCACGATTTCCCGCGAGGAAATGGATCAGGCGCTCACCGTTCTCGAAGCAAGCATCGGCGACGCGGAAAAAGGAAGGGGCCAATGACCTGTCAACCGGCCTCACCATTGATCGCCGGCACAAGACCGGCGGCTCCGTCTTCGCGGCAACGCGCGTTGGCGATTTTTCCCGACGGTTCCAACGGCGAATACAACCTGCCACCGGAACTCGTATCCGTGATCGAACGGGGATCCGGCTGCCGCGTCTGGGACACCGAAGGCCGGCAATATCTCGACATGACGATGGCCTGGGGCGCGGCACTCGTCGGGCACGCGCATCACCGGATTATTGAGGCTGCCATGTCGGCGGCGGCGGACGGCGCCAACTTCGCCGCGGTCAACCGGCGGGCTGTCGAACTCGCCGAACGCATCGCTGCTGTCAGCCCTTGCCTGGAACGCATCCGGTTTGTCGCATCGGGGACCGAAGCGACGATGCTTTGCCTGCGCGTCGCACGGGCCGCGACGGGCCGGCCGAAAGTGTTGAGGTTCGAAGGGGCGTACCACGGACAGCATCCTGTGGGTGTTGCCGGCATGATCAACGGAATGTCGCGGGAGCTTCCGGGCTGCGATCCTTCCGGAACTGGAGCCCCCTGGGTGG from the Candidatus Angelobacter sp. genome contains:
- a CDS encoding 2-aminoethylphosphonate--pyruvate transaminase — translated: MQPPANLPPARDKLLFTPGPLTTSLSVKRAMLHDAGSWHFEFNAKVGWVRDEILRLARLSREAGWETILLQGSGTFGVEAVFATCVPPHGKVAVLANGAYGERMVLMLRHLEIDHVVLRARENTPNNPASLDDTLAQDKSITHVALVHCETTTGILNPVNEIGEVTKRHGRIFIVDAMSSFGAIPIDFDRAGIDYLVSSANKCIEGVPGFSFVICRRDALLACDGHARSLSLNLLDQFKGFEKNGQFRYTPPTHSILAFELALHELEQEGGVAGRGARYRRNHEILATGMKRLGFRPYLDSAVQSFIITAFHYPDDEAFVFDAFYRRLSDKGFIIYPGKISQENTFRIGSIGRIFPTDIEALVLAIGGVLKEMNVDTGVA
- a CDS encoding aspartate aminotransferase family protein → MSRTSRSVPPVARLHSEGDLNISRRRRDWAAENIPRATKRLLDEDADFFLHQSLSTPCLNALKSCGGAWIEDVQGRRYLDFHGNNVHQVGFAHPRVIAAIKQQLDELSFCTRRYTCEPAVALAKKLAELAPGDLKRVLFAPGGTSAIGMALKLARVATGRFKFVSMWDSFHGASLDAISVGGEADFRGGIGPLIPGCEHVPPPDNRHCPFKCGAACNLACADYIEYVLEKERDVAAVVGETVRCTPFIPPPDYWKRVRAACDKHGTLLILDEIPTGLGRTGRMFACEHYDIVPDMLVLGKGLGGGVFPLAALIAREGLNVAAEMALGHYTHEKNPVACAAGLATLQVIEDEKLVEHARVLGESSLERMRKMARRHPIIGDVRGIGLLMGMELLRGRNPPARATDEAERVMYSALSRGLNFKITMGNILTLTPALTISREEMDQALTVLEASIGDAEKGRGQ
- a CDS encoding aminotransferase class III-fold pyridoxal phosphate-dependent enzyme — translated: MTCQPASPLIAGTRPAAPSSRQRALAIFPDGSNGEYNLPPELVSVIERGSGCRVWDTEGRQYLDMTMAWGAALVGHAHHRIIEAAMSAAADGANFAAVNRRAVELAERIAAVSPCLERIRFVASGTEATMLCLRVARAATGRPKVLRFEGAYHGQHPVGVAGMINGMSRELPGCDPSGTGAPWV